The following coding sequences lie in one Acidobacteriota bacterium genomic window:
- a CDS encoding SOS response-associated peptidase, whose product MCGRFTQQMTWQELHHLYSLSGQAPLLNHRPRYNGAPTQDFAVCRLDERGRRTVARLRWGLVPSWAKDIRMGARLINARAETVHFKPSFSAAFRFRRCLVPANGWFEWKRAGPAKQPWFVAMAEGSPLSFAALWELWDKAEEPVESFTIITTAATPDLAGIHQRQPAIIPPSRFDQWLDPAAPLPQLLDLVREPCGGPFEPRAVSTRVNRVANDDPGILDSLSKNI is encoded by the coding sequence ATGTGCGGCCGATTCACCCAGCAAATGACCTGGCAGGAGCTTCACCACCTCTACTCACTGTCCGGACAAGCCCCCCTGCTCAACCACCGCCCCCGTTACAACGGCGCTCCCACCCAGGACTTCGCCGTCTGTCGCCTCGACGAAAGGGGTCGCCGCACCGTAGCCCGGTTGCGCTGGGGGTTGGTGCCCTCCTGGGCCAAGGACATCCGGATGGGCGCACGCCTCATCAACGCCCGGGCCGAGACCGTTCACTTCAAACCCTCCTTCAGCGCCGCTTTCCGCTTTCGTCGCTGCCTGGTGCCGGCCAACGGCTGGTTCGAATGGAAGCGGGCCGGTCCCGCCAAGCAGCCCTGGTTCGTTGCCATGGCAGAGGGATCGCCCCTGTCCTTCGCCGCGCTTTGGGAGCTCTGGGACAAGGCGGAAGAACCGGTCGAGTCCTTCACCATCATCACCACCGCCGCCACGCCGGACCTGGCCGGCATCCACCAGCGGCAGCCGGCCATTATTCCTCCCAGCCGTTTCGACCAGTGGCTCGATCCCGCCGCGCCGCTGCCGCAACTACTCGACCTGGTGCGGGAACCGTGCGGGGGCCCCTTCGAGCCGCGGGCCGTCAGCACCCGGGTGAACCGCGTCGCCAATGACGACCCGGGGATTCTGGATTCGCTCTCCAAAAATATCTGA
- a CDS encoding xanthine dehydrogenase family protein molybdopterin-binding subunit translates to MNPTEVMEPAKTEVKKKYKVIGTRPIRHDGVDKVTGRAVYGADVQLPGMLHGKVLRSPHAHARIKSINTEKAEALYGVKAVMTAADFPDSGSRTANLGELGEVPLKPMCDNVMASDKAVYHGHAVAAVAATSPHIAEEALKLIEVDYEVLPPVMDVLKAMDEDSPLLHEDLYTDELGEKSSKPSNVASHSRHVKGDVSQGFAAADHVLEREYRCATVHQGYIEPHAATAMWNPDGYLTMWVTTQGAFTVRTSVHQILDIPVSKLKVIPTEIGGGFGGKIPVYGEPVAAVLSRKARRPVKVVMDRTEVFQATGPTSGSYIKLKMGVTNEGRITAAETMLAYEAGGYPGSIVALGGICMFAPYNIDHTTIDMYDVVVNKPKTAAYRAPGAPNSEFAVECMLDEFCQILDMDPMEIRLKNGAKEGDIQSHGIPHPRIGCLETTEAARDCEHYQTPLEGPNRGRGVASGYWVNAGLTSSVTARLNGDGTVTLQEGSTDIGGTRTSIAMQLAEVLGIPVEDVVPSVVDTDSVGYTEVTGGSRVTFATGWAAYNAGQAIKSQLIEQAAEIWKVDKDQVALADGVITTTNGDSKSMTIKELAADLSQKGIDVGSRETVTPQNHGGAYATHVVDVEVDPDTGKVTILRYTAVQDAGRAIHPSYVEGQMQGGVVQGIGWALNEEYFYNKDGLLMNASFLDYRMPTSLDLPMIETIIVEVPNPGHPYGVRGVGEVPIVPPQAAISNAIARAVGVRLGDLPMSPQTVVKALSAKS, encoded by the coding sequence ATGAACCCCACCGAGGTAATGGAACCAGCAAAAACGGAAGTAAAAAAGAAGTACAAAGTCATAGGCACCAGGCCCATTCGCCATGACGGAGTGGACAAGGTCACGGGAAGGGCAGTCTATGGCGCCGACGTTCAGTTGCCGGGCATGCTCCATGGAAAGGTGCTCCGCAGCCCTCACGCTCATGCCCGGATCAAGTCCATCAACACCGAAAAGGCCGAGGCCCTCTACGGCGTGAAGGCGGTCATGACGGCAGCCGATTTTCCCGACTCCGGGAGTCGCACCGCCAACCTGGGGGAATTGGGTGAGGTCCCCTTGAAGCCGATGTGCGACAACGTGATGGCCTCGGACAAGGCGGTCTACCACGGACACGCCGTGGCGGCGGTGGCGGCGACCAGCCCGCACATTGCCGAGGAAGCTCTCAAGCTGATTGAAGTCGACTACGAGGTGCTGCCGCCGGTCATGGACGTGCTCAAGGCCATGGATGAGGATTCTCCCCTGCTGCACGAGGATCTCTACACCGACGAGCTGGGAGAGAAGAGCTCCAAGCCCAGCAACGTGGCCTCTCATTCCCGGCATGTCAAAGGCGATGTCAGCCAGGGGTTCGCAGCCGCCGACCACGTATTGGAACGGGAATATCGCTGCGCCACTGTCCACCAGGGCTATATCGAACCCCACGCGGCCACGGCCATGTGGAATCCCGACGGCTATCTGACCATGTGGGTGACCACCCAGGGCGCGTTTACGGTTCGCACCAGCGTGCACCAGATCCTGGATATTCCGGTCTCCAAGCTCAAGGTCATTCCCACCGAGATCGGGGGCGGTTTCGGCGGGAAGATCCCGGTATACGGGGAGCCGGTGGCCGCGGTGCTCTCTCGGAAAGCCAGGCGCCCTGTCAAGGTGGTGATGGATCGGACCGAAGTCTTTCAGGCAACCGGACCTACCTCGGGTTCCTATATCAAGCTGAAGATGGGGGTCACCAACGAGGGGCGCATCACGGCGGCCGAGACCATGCTGGCCTACGAGGCCGGCGGCTACCCCGGCTCCATCGTGGCCCTGGGGGGGATCTGCATGTTTGCCCCCTACAACATCGATCACACCACCATCGACATGTACGACGTGGTGGTCAACAAACCCAAGACGGCGGCCTATCGGGCGCCGGGCGCTCCCAATTCGGAATTCGCCGTCGAGTGCATGCTCGACGAGTTCTGCCAGATCCTGGATATGGATCCCATGGAGATTCGGCTGAAGAACGGAGCCAAGGAAGGCGATATCCAGTCCCACGGGATTCCTCATCCTCGGATCGGATGTCTGGAGACCACCGAGGCGGCCAGGGACTGCGAGCACTACCAGACCCCGCTGGAAGGGCCCAATCGGGGCCGCGGGGTAGCTTCAGGTTATTGGGTCAATGCGGGCCTGACCTCGAGCGTCACGGCGCGGCTCAATGGCGACGGCACCGTCACCCTGCAGGAGGGTTCCACCGACATCGGAGGCACCCGGACCTCCATCGCCATGCAGTTGGCCGAGGTCCTGGGGATTCCAGTGGAGGATGTCGTTCCTTCGGTGGTCGATACCGATTCGGTGGGCTATACCGAGGTTACGGGAGGAAGCCGGGTCACCTTCGCCACGGGATGGGCGGCTTACAACGCCGGTCAGGCCATCAAGAGCCAGCTCATCGAGCAGGCGGCCGAGATCTGGAAGGTCGACAAGGACCAGGTGGCTTTGGCCGACGGAGTGATCACAACCACCAACGGCGATTCCAAGTCCATGACCATCAAGGAACTGGCGGCCGACCTCAGCCAGAAGGGCATCGACGTCGGGAGCCGCGAGACGGTCACTCCCCAGAATCACGGGGGAGCCTATGCCACCCATGTGGTGGACGTGGAGGTCGATCCCGATACCGGAAAGGTCACCATCCTGCGGTACACGGCCGTTCAGGACGCCGGGAGAGCCATTCACCCCAGCTACGTGGAAGGCCAGATGCAGGGCGGAGTGGTTCAGGGCATCGGCTGGGCTCTCAACGAGGAGTACTTCTACAATAAGGACGGGCTCTTGATGAACGCCAGCTTCCTGGATTACCGCATGCCCACCAGCCTGGATCTGCCCATGATCGAGACCATCATCGTGGAAGTGCCCAACCCGGGACATCCCTACGGTGTGCGCGGGGTGGGCGAGGTGCCCATCGTCCCGCCCCAGGCAGCCATCTCCAATGCCATCGCGCGGGCTGTCGGGGTGCGCCTGGGCGATCTTCCCATGTCTCCCCAAACGGTGGTGAAGGCGCTGTCGGCCAAGAGCTGA
- a CDS encoding Nramp family divalent metal transporter encodes MNNSSQPNPSMDPGIPSWSRGDLPPSPRFGWRQITSLIGPGVVMVGVSIGAGEWLFGPAVTAQYGGTLLWLGGLSILMQLFYNLEVMRYTLYCGEPVHVGFCRSWPGRRFWIPFYAVLEFSSIWPFMASNAAVPLAAAMLGHLPGAGMTSWLGFDMSEAGLVKLLGYLIFILAFVPLIFGGTVYRLIERLMTAKMVIVLAFLTFTSLFMVSGRNVGEVFSGFFRVGSAPLRAATVIADGHFTLSAREAGTAYTIRGTMENGRPVALSFAVDREGNLQTFGIGDPVPPALENRRRRMLEQAGRLARRGGFYLEVIEGTAVLSAEGSIAADRSWVPTAFFVKRNGLVERFESLEERPPAFARRLGELVDRQGLELVSLIGYAREHGRLPYLEWAMLAGLAAIAGAGGLSNSLFSNYTRDKGWGMGARVGAIPSAVGGMTISLSHVGEVFAISRESLQRWRGWLHQIRRDQAIWVIGSFLGMALPCMLSLEFIRNAPISENRVGAMVADGLASRYPDFGYILWPLTLLISFLVLAPNQIHSGDNIARRWTDIIWTVSRRARTLGGNQVKFIYYGILLAYGIWGLFALSLFNPLQIAKVGTVLMNVALGASSLHVLYVNHSLLPPELRPGWISRIGLVCCGLFFLGITVIVIFKV; translated from the coding sequence ATGAACAACTCCTCCCAACCCAATCCATCCATGGACCCCGGCATCCCCTCCTGGAGCCGCGGAGACCTTCCTCCATCCCCCCGTTTCGGATGGCGCCAGATCACATCCCTCATCGGTCCGGGGGTCGTCATGGTAGGAGTGTCGATCGGAGCCGGAGAGTGGCTCTTCGGTCCGGCCGTGACGGCGCAGTATGGCGGGACGCTCCTCTGGCTGGGTGGTTTGAGCATTCTCATGCAGTTGTTCTACAACCTGGAGGTGATGCGATACACCCTCTACTGCGGAGAGCCGGTGCACGTGGGGTTCTGCCGATCCTGGCCCGGCCGCCGTTTCTGGATTCCCTTCTATGCGGTCCTGGAGTTTTCCAGTATCTGGCCCTTCATGGCCTCCAATGCGGCGGTGCCCCTGGCGGCCGCCATGCTGGGCCATTTGCCGGGCGCAGGGATGACCAGTTGGCTGGGCTTCGACATGTCGGAAGCGGGTCTGGTCAAGCTGCTGGGCTATCTCATCTTCATCCTGGCCTTTGTGCCCTTGATCTTTGGGGGAACGGTCTACCGCTTGATCGAACGTCTCATGACCGCCAAGATGGTCATCGTGCTGGCTTTCCTCACTTTCACCTCGCTGTTCATGGTTTCGGGGCGCAACGTTGGGGAGGTCTTCAGCGGATTCTTCCGGGTCGGCTCGGCGCCATTACGGGCTGCGACAGTCATCGCCGACGGGCACTTCACCCTGAGCGCCCGGGAAGCCGGGACCGCCTATACCATCCGTGGAACCATGGAAAACGGCAGGCCGGTGGCCCTGTCATTTGCCGTGGATCGGGAAGGGAACCTGCAGACCTTCGGAATTGGAGATCCGGTTCCCCCCGCACTCGAAAATCGGCGCAGGCGCATGCTGGAACAGGCTGGAAGGCTGGCTCGAAGAGGAGGGTTCTACCTCGAGGTCATAGAAGGGACAGCCGTCTTGTCGGCCGAAGGCAGTATCGCCGCCGACCGATCCTGGGTCCCCACGGCATTTTTTGTGAAGCGGAACGGACTGGTGGAACGCTTCGAGAGCCTGGAGGAGCGTCCTCCGGCCTTTGCCCGCCGCCTGGGAGAACTGGTGGACCGCCAGGGCCTGGAACTGGTGAGCCTGATCGGGTACGCCCGCGAACATGGACGACTGCCTTACCTGGAGTGGGCCATGCTGGCCGGGCTGGCGGCCATTGCCGGCGCCGGCGGCCTGTCCAACAGCCTCTTCTCCAACTATACCCGGGACAAGGGCTGGGGCATGGGGGCCCGGGTGGGGGCCATCCCCAGCGCCGTGGGAGGAATGACCATCAGCCTCTCCCACGTGGGCGAGGTTTTTGCCATCAGCCGGGAATCCCTGCAGCGGTGGAGGGGCTGGCTTCACCAGATTCGCCGGGACCAGGCCATCTGGGTGATTGGCAGCTTCCTGGGCATGGCCCTCCCCTGCATGCTGTCGCTGGAGTTCATCCGCAACGCTCCCATTTCGGAAAACCGGGTGGGCGCCATGGTGGCCGACGGTCTGGCTTCCCGCTACCCGGATTTCGGCTATATCCTGTGGCCGCTGACCCTGCTGATCAGCTTCCTGGTTCTGGCTCCCAACCAGATCCACTCGGGGGACAACATCGCCAGGCGCTGGACCGACATCATCTGGACGGTGAGCCGCCGGGCCAGGACCCTGGGAGGAAACCAGGTCAAGTTCATCTACTATGGAATCCTGCTGGCCTATGGGATCTGGGGCCTGTTTGCCCTCTCCCTGTTCAATCCACTCCAGATCGCCAAGGTGGGGACGGTGTTGATGAACGTGGCCCTGGGAGCCAGCTCGCTGCACGTCCTCTACGTCAACCACTCACTGCTGCCCCCCGAACTGCGTCCGGGCTGGATCAGCAGGATCGGTCTCGTCTGCTGCGGCCTCTTCTTCCTGGGAATCACCGTCATCGTGATCTTCAAGGTGTGA
- a CDS encoding MoaD/ThiS family protein has protein sequence MAIVHIPALLHSLTGDVRKLEVEGRTVGDLIDQLELLYPGIRDRLVENGHLRSGLAIFVDGMVRREALEYEVPPESEVLFVPAVAGG, from the coding sequence ATGGCTATTGTCCACATCCCGGCTTTGCTGCACTCCCTGACCGGCGACGTCAGGAAACTGGAAGTCGAGGGGCGGACGGTGGGAGACTTGATCGACCAGCTGGAGCTGCTTTATCCGGGGATTCGGGACCGCCTGGTGGAGAACGGTCATCTCCGGTCGGGCCTGGCAATCTTCGTGGACGGGATGGTCCGGCGGGAAGCTCTGGAGTACGAAGTCCCTCCCGAGAGCGAAGTGCTGTTCGTCCCGGCGGTTGCCGGCGGGTGA
- a CDS encoding (2Fe-2S)-binding protein, translated as MAAKVHVAATINEEPVEFLCEPRQSLLEVLRDELKLTGSKEGCNNGNCGACSVILDGLLVDACIVLGAEIDGCTVETIEGLMGSEGLHPLQQTFLENAALQCGICTPGFIMAGKSLLEKNPQASEGDIRHWCAGNLCRCTGYDKIVRAILDAEPQLEVKK; from the coding sequence ATGGCGGCGAAAGTTCATGTGGCAGCAACCATTAATGAAGAACCAGTCGAGTTCCTGTGCGAGCCCAGGCAGAGCCTGTTGGAGGTCTTGCGGGACGAGTTGAAATTGACCGGCAGCAAGGAAGGATGCAACAACGGAAACTGCGGAGCTTGCAGCGTCATCCTGGATGGGTTGCTGGTGGACGCCTGTATCGTGCTGGGCGCCGAGATCGACGGATGCACGGTGGAAACCATCGAGGGACTGATGGGATCGGAAGGTCTGCATCCGCTACAGCAGACGTTTCTGGAGAACGCCGCACTGCAGTGCGGCATTTGCACACCGGGTTTCATTATGGCCGGCAAGTCCCTGCTGGAAAAGAATCCCCAGGCGAGCGAAGGAGACATCCGTCACTGGTGTGCCGGAAACCTCTGCCGCTGCACCGGCTATGACAAGATTGTACGTGCCATCCTGGATGCCGAACCCCAACTGGAGGTGAAGAAATGA
- a CDS encoding xanthine dehydrogenase family protein subunit M, with the protein MQAFDYVAPKSLSEAVSLLEQKGERARVLSGGTDLIVQVRENRRDVDLIVDGKKIAELMELSFDSQSGLTLGACVPCVRFYEDPRISQLYPGLNDAALLIGGTQIQNRASFGGNLCNSSPAADSIPALIAHSAVCLIAGSGGTHTVPVEDFCTGPGRNVLGPKELLVSFHVPPPPKHFGAHYLRFIPRNEMDIAVVGCGASLEMESDLRTVKKARVSLGAVAPTPLLVAGAAAALEGRELDDGAIEKAAAAARAAARPITDMRGTEEYRVHLAGVLTRRALQKSLERAKED; encoded by the coding sequence TTGCAAGCTTTTGACTATGTTGCGCCCAAGAGTTTATCGGAAGCGGTGAGCTTGTTGGAGCAGAAGGGTGAGCGGGCCCGCGTTTTGAGCGGAGGGACCGACCTGATCGTTCAGGTGCGGGAGAACAGGCGGGATGTGGATCTCATTGTGGACGGCAAGAAGATTGCCGAGCTCATGGAGTTGTCTTTCGATTCCCAATCGGGACTGACCCTGGGTGCTTGTGTTCCCTGTGTCCGCTTTTACGAAGACCCCCGAATTTCGCAGCTTTATCCCGGTCTGAACGACGCCGCCCTGCTGATTGGAGGCACACAGATTCAGAACCGGGCTTCCTTCGGCGGCAATCTTTGCAATTCGTCGCCAGCGGCCGACTCCATTCCTGCCCTGATTGCCCATTCGGCCGTCTGCCTGATTGCCGGATCCGGAGGCACCCACACCGTTCCGGTTGAAGATTTCTGCACCGGTCCGGGAAGGAACGTGCTGGGGCCCAAGGAGTTGCTCGTTTCCTTTCATGTGCCTCCACCCCCCAAGCACTTCGGCGCCCACTACCTGCGCTTCATTCCGCGAAACGAAATGGACATCGCCGTGGTCGGCTGCGGGGCTTCGCTGGAGATGGAATCCGATCTTCGCACCGTCAAGAAAGCGCGAGTCTCCCTGGGAGCGGTGGCTCCCACGCCGCTGCTGGTCGCGGGGGCGGCTGCCGCACTGGAGGGCAGGGAACTGGACGACGGTGCTATCGAGAAGGCTGCGGCTGCCGCGCGGGCGGCGGCCCGACCCATTACAGACATGAGGGGTACCGAGGAGTATCGGGTGCACCTGGCGGGAGTTTTAACCCGGCGCGCACTCCAGAAATCGTTAGAACGGGCCAAGGAGGATTGA
- a CDS encoding type II toxin-antitoxin system VapC family toxin, translating to MSGFVLDASVAVAWLFDDESDPRAEIVLTRLKNEQALVPQHWMLEVRNSLLVGERRARIRADEVDERLTSLRALPLRTDSEPGLDVVFALARTHRLSIYDAIYLELAKRTGLALATLDDRLRQAALNEGLALVK from the coding sequence TTGAGCGGGTTTGTCCTTGATGCATCAGTCGCTGTCGCCTGGCTGTTCGATGACGAGTCGGATCCGCGAGCGGAAATTGTTCTGACGCGACTCAAGAATGAACAAGCTCTGGTGCCGCAACACTGGATGCTCGAGGTGCGTAATTCGCTCCTGGTGGGAGAGCGCCGTGCCCGTATCCGGGCCGATGAGGTCGACGAACGTCTGACCAGTCTGAGAGCACTGCCTCTGCGTACCGATTCGGAGCCAGGCCTGGATGTCGTATTCGCCCTGGCCAGGACTCACCGACTGTCCATTTACGACGCTATCTATCTGGAACTGGCTAAACGTACCGGGCTTGCCTTGGCCACGCTGGACGACAGGCTCAGACAAGCCGCCCTCAACGAAGGCTTGGCGCTGGTGAAATAG
- a CDS encoding type II toxin-antitoxin system prevent-host-death family antitoxin produces MRTIQATEAKANLAKFLRTVETGESIAITRHGRTVAHLVPAQDQECARRREAVERFLERRRGWRKTKMSTQEILAARHEGHRF; encoded by the coding sequence ATGCGTACAATTCAAGCTACCGAAGCCAAAGCAAATTTGGCCAAATTTCTCCGGACGGTTGAGACCGGGGAGAGTATCGCCATCACGCGTCATGGAAGGACAGTAGCACATCTGGTCCCGGCTCAGGATCAGGAATGCGCCCGAAGACGGGAAGCGGTGGAACGATTCCTGGAACGTCGTCGCGGGTGGAGGAAAACCAAAATGTCCACTCAGGAGATCCTCGCCGCTCGCCATGAAGGACACCGGTTTTGA
- a CDS encoding sodium/solute symporter (Members of the Solute:Sodium Symporter (SSS), TC 2.A.21 as described in tcdb.org, catalyze solute:Na+ symport. Known solutes for members of the family include sugars, amino acids, nucleosides, inositols, vitamins, urea or anions, depending on the system.), with amino-acid sequence MDQPLFSSLDYFLMLAYILLVVGVGVWVGRGQRSTKEYFLAGRSMGWFPIGISTIASLYSAISYMGGPSEYRSYDLRLTVGIFSMIPTAVVVMLVFMPFFHRLQVYTAYEYLEKRFNVTVRALASAVFVIWRILWMGTAVYVPSLVLHTITGFPLIPMILLVGVVATLYTVVGGMRAVIWTDVAQFFVLSAGSVLALWVVGAHVGGLEGIWSVAEQGGRTRIFDWTPDLTTRVTSWGALIGSLVANLGMYGADQVSVQRYLAAKSLKGMQKSFILNTVGGWAMGFLMIGIGLGLYSFYALHPGNLPATIGGDKVFPYFIATEMPLGLRGMMIAAILAAAMSSIDSGLNSSVTALITDFFKRFGWLTRGGSASQAEVARRELKISRALTMALGVVVTVLACFVGALGTIIEIANKLVNSFAGPMLGIFILGMMTRKTEWRGAFWGLLAGTVVTAYCILDNSVSFLWFGPIGALVTVLAGQAVSAVLGGQKTDRSDLVFQFRRGWWQRATSESAEE; translated from the coding sequence ATGGACCAGCCGCTCTTTTCCTCCCTCGACTATTTCCTCATGCTGGCCTACATCCTGCTGGTGGTGGGTGTGGGGGTCTGGGTCGGCCGCGGACAGCGCTCCACCAAGGAGTACTTCCTGGCGGGCCGTTCCATGGGCTGGTTCCCCATCGGGATCTCCACCATCGCAAGCCTCTACAGCGCCATCAGCTACATGGGAGGCCCCTCCGAGTACCGCAGCTACGATCTGCGCCTCACGGTAGGCATTTTTTCCATGATCCCCACGGCCGTGGTGGTCATGCTGGTCTTCATGCCCTTCTTTCATCGACTGCAGGTCTACACCGCCTACGAGTACCTGGAAAAGCGGTTCAACGTGACCGTTCGCGCCCTGGCCAGCGCCGTGTTCGTCATATGGAGGATCCTGTGGATGGGGACCGCCGTCTACGTGCCCTCACTGGTGCTGCACACCATCACCGGGTTTCCCCTGATTCCCATGATTCTGCTGGTGGGCGTGGTGGCCACCCTCTACACGGTGGTCGGAGGAATGCGGGCCGTGATCTGGACCGACGTGGCCCAGTTCTTCGTGCTCTCGGCGGGTTCGGTGCTGGCCCTCTGGGTGGTGGGCGCTCACGTCGGGGGGCTTGAGGGCATCTGGTCGGTGGCGGAGCAGGGAGGCAGAACCCGAATTTTCGATTGGACGCCGGACCTCACCACCCGGGTCACCTCCTGGGGAGCCCTGATCGGCAGCCTGGTCGCCAATCTGGGAATGTACGGGGCCGACCAGGTCAGCGTGCAGCGCTATCTTGCGGCCAAGTCGCTGAAAGGCATGCAGAAATCATTCATTCTCAACACGGTGGGCGGTTGGGCCATGGGATTCCTCATGATCGGGATCGGTCTGGGACTCTATTCCTTCTATGCCCTGCATCCCGGGAACCTGCCGGCCACCATCGGCGGAGACAAGGTCTTCCCCTATTTCATTGCTACCGAGATGCCGCTGGGCTTGCGGGGCATGATGATCGCCGCCATCCTGGCGGCTGCCATGTCTTCGATCGACTCCGGTCTCAACTCCTCGGTCACGGCGCTGATCACCGATTTCTTCAAGCGCTTTGGCTGGCTGACTCGGGGAGGCTCGGCTTCCCAGGCTGAAGTGGCTCGGCGAGAGTTGAAAATCTCCCGAGCCCTGACCATGGCGTTGGGCGTCGTCGTCACCGTGCTGGCCTGCTTCGTGGGAGCCCTGGGCACCATTATCGAAATCGCCAACAAGCTGGTGAACAGTTTTGCCGGACCCATGCTGGGGATATTCATTCTGGGCATGATGACCCGCAAGACCGAATGGCGCGGAGCCTTCTGGGGCCTGCTGGCGGGCACGGTGGTCACGGCCTACTGCATCCTGGACAACAGCGTTTCCTTTCTCTGGTTCGGCCCCATCGGGGCGTTGGTCACGGTGCTGGCCGGGCAGGCCGTCAGCGCGGTGCTGGGCGGGCAGAAGACGGACCGGTCCGACCTGGTCTTCCAGTTTCGGCGCGGCTGGTGGCAGAGGGCAACCTCCGAGTCGGCGGAAGAATAA